From the genome of Blautia hydrogenotrophica DSM 10507:
GGTTACAAAAATCTCTTTTATATCCTTCCAGTCTATCCCTGAATGTTTCAATTGTCCTAGAAGCGCGCTTCCGCCCCCTCCGTCCACCAAAAGATACCTGTCTTTCTCATTTAGAACAAAACATGTATTATAACATTCTGTCACCAATGCATTTCCCGTTCCCAGCATTGTAAGTCTCATAAGATAACCACCTTTCATCTTCAATGACCTGAGTCAAAGTCTGTTTCGCTTACAGAGTTTACCACATTTCTTCGTTACACTCAATAAAATTCCTTTTCCGATTCATGAAAACATTCCCCAATTCTCTGATTAATCGTACCTATCACCAATCTTACAGCCGTCTGTTAAATTGCACATTATTTTCCGCCCTATTTAGTGTTTTTGCTAGTTTTTATTTTATCCCTTCCACTTTTTACAGAAAGTATTAACGATTTCAAAAAAATCCTATATATAATTTATGCACAGTGCGTAGTGCGCACTTTACCCGCCCGAGATAGAGCAGCTCACGGAACGCACCGGGAGTTTATAGGCATCTCTTGAATGTAAGATTTTAGTGCCTTATGCAATCGGAGGAATATTCTCCGATGAGACAACCCCGCTGCTGAAATGTAAATATATCTGGGGTTTCACAAACAATCCATCAAAGGCTTCTAGCCAAGAAGAAATTCGTCTTGCAAAAATACTTCAGAACAGAGACATCGTCTTCCAGACAGAGTGGTGCACAATACAGTCGGAGTCATCTGCGGAGACAAAGAGCTGGCTGATGCCTACCACAAGAACATCTCACGACGTATCGTTTTTCCCGTAAGTCTTTAAGAACACGCTCTACTTTACGCACCGCCGCAATATCGCTGCACAATAAGCCCCACTTATTTCAGCGCGCGCATCCTTAGCGGAATAACCTATAACCTAAAATACCGTGCATCCAACTTTTATATGTGGTATGATAGGCATATCATTATATCGTGTTAACATTTCTCTAAAGATGCCCAGCAAAAGACTCTTCTTTGCTTCGCTCCTTAATCTTCATAATCAACTTTTCATACTGTTCCTCCTCTTGCTCCATCAGTTCCAAAGGCAACTCTACCTTCACCACTTCCGATTCAATTTTTTCCGCATACTTTTTTGCAAATTCCGGATAACTCGAGAGCAGTCCGAAGAAGCTCCTTTCATCCCCTTTTTCTATACACCGTTCCATACAATTTTCAAAAAATTCCTGAGTCATTGCCGTCTCATGTCCCCTAAAATTCCTCTGTTGTTCCAGCGCTGGAAAGATACTTTTCAAGAACTCATCAATTAATTCTTTGTGTTGTTCTGTCAGTTTTTTATACCCTTCCACCTCAGTTTTCCCCCTGTCAATATATTCTTTAACCATTATAGATACATTTTTCAGGATGTTCAATCCAATTTTTGCCAATGATAATCAAGGTAGTAACCCAAGAGTTACTGTGAGCAAAGTGAGCAGTAACACACCAAGGCAAAAGAGGAGATAAAAATATTGATTAACTATAAGCCCCTGTGGATAACGATGAAAAAACAAGGTATTACTACTTATACCTTAATTAACAAATATGAAATTAATCCAAGGACCATAAACAACTTAAAGCACAATAAGAGCATAACCATGTTCACTTTAGAACAGCTCTGTGAGATTTTGTCCTGTGAGCCCAACGACGTAATCACATTTACAAAGGATTGACTCCATCAATCCAGTTTTGTGTGTTCATAATCCCCAAAGATAGTGCGAGATTCTCATCTTCAAAAAATGGTTTTAGGGAGACACTGTGCCCCGCTCTTACCCTGACTGGGACAGACATAATATAGTACGGTGTCACTCTGGGATAGTTCGCCCTTTTATAAGATGAGCCTTTCACTATCCAATTATATTGTGAATTCTTTTTTACCAGATGTCCATCCATAAAATTCAATAGTTTTACATACAAAGTGGAGTAGATTACGCAAAGAATGTGCATACAAAGATCATTCTTGTCCACACAGTATTATCCTGCCAAGTGTTTTTACATGAAATTAGAATGATTACTGCGAACGACAGCGGCAGCTCTGTTACTGTTCACTCGTGGTTCGTGAGCAGTAACACGCTTCGCGATGCACACAAACTGCTGTAAACAGCGGTTGATGCGAGTATGCCTCGGGATTTTTATACAAAATGTACAAAAACGCCTTGCGGGATATTGAAGAACTGAACTGTAACGCAGATCTGTCCATTTTATTTTTTGATGGCATTTTCTCTGGAAAAAGAAAAAAAATTATGATATTATGAGCGAGGGAGAAAAATCATCAAAATCATTCATATCGACTAAAAAGTAACAGACCAAGGAGATTTTATTTCCTTGGTTTTTTTATGTTATAAGAAAAACATTATCGTGCTAAAGCGCGAAAGTTCTTTTCCTATACACAAACGCTCCGCTAAGGAGATGCACGTCGTAATGAGAAATTTCACCGAAAAACGGTTTGCGGCGGAAATGAAAAGTTGCTGACGCAACCCGCCGATTCCCCTTATAAACACATTTTAAGTGTATAAAACAATACTAGAAACTGAAGGAGAAAAATCATGAAACACAGAAATCATCACAGAAAACGTCTGCTGCTCAAAAGTATTTTGATCGCCGCAGAAATCCTCTGTATCTTGGCCATTGCTATTTGCTGCATTCGTGAGCAGCCGAGGAAGTCACTCGGAAAAGCCGCCGCTCAAATGGAGATACCAGAGATCGCTGTGAGTCCTCCGGTTTCCAAAGAACCACAAGCCCCTAAGACGGCGCCCAAAAAAGAAATCCGTTTCGAACCTCACTGCGTCCCTTCAACGATTCCTGAAAATATGATCAGCAGTACTGAAATAGAGGTCGACGGCACTGTCCTCGAAAATATAGATGAATACACCCCTGACTCAGAAATCACCTTCGGATTAGGAAAAGACTATACAAAAACGGAAGGAATCGTCACCTTCCGTGGCAATAATTTCAGAGACAATGCCGTCTATGGTACTGCCGAGATGAAAAATTACACTCTGACTGGTAAATGGTCTCACAACACAGGCTCCCTCACTTCCGGTTCTGATTCCTGGAGTGGAAGCGGCTGGACCGGACAGCCTCTTATGAGCAAATGGCCAAAAGAGATGAAGCAGCATATGAATATGTATGACTGGGCAAAAGAAAAAGATGATCTTGTGGAAGTCATCTATGCCTGTATGGACGGCTATGTTTACTTCCTTGATCTGGAATCCGGCGAACCTACCCGTGAATCTCTGAATCTAGGCTATACCTTCAAAGGCTCCGGCGCATTGGACCCCCGCGGATATCCCATTTTATATGTGGGAGCTGGTTATAACAGCAATCTGGGCACCGCCAAAGTCTTTGTCATCAATCTCCTGGACTGCAGTACTATGTATACCTTTGGAGATAACGATACTTTTTCACAGAGAGGAAGTCTTAGCTTTTTTGACTCCTCCCCTCTGGTAGACGCTGACACGGACACTTTGATCTACCCGGGAGAAAACGGAATCCTCTATTTGATCAAGTTGAATACTGCTTACAATCAGACAGCCGGTACCCTGTCCATAGCCCCAGGAAGAACCGTAAAATGGCGCTATTCAGGAGCTCGTTCCAATACCCAAAACTATTGGCTGGGAATGGAAGACAGCGCCGCCGTGTACAAAAGCCATCTGTTCATCGCAGATAACGGCGGACACCTTATGTGCCTAAATCTGAATACTCTGCACCTAGTCTGGGTACAGGACATTCTCGACGACTCGAACTCTACACCAGTTCTCTCCGTGGAAAATGAGCGTCTTTATCTGTATGTCAGCACCTCCTTCCATCTCGGATGGAGAAGCAGCGGTACAGCTCCTGTTCCCATATGGAAAATTGATGCGGAAACCGGCGAAATCCTCTGGCAGACGGAATACGAATGCCATTCGGAAGAAGGGGTATCCGGCGGTGTTCAATCCACGATCGCGACTGGAACTAATAGCCTGTCCGACTATATCTATGTCACTGTCTCCAAGACAGAAAATAATGCAGCCGGCGTCCTGGCCTGCTTAAAAAAGGACTCCGGAGAAATCGCCTGGGAACACAAAGCTGGATATGCCTGGTCTTCCCCGGTATGCGTATATAATACCGACGGTACTGGAAAAGTCCTATATTGCAGCAGCGATGGAAATGTATACCTGCTGGATGGAATCACGGGTCAATTACACAGTACTCTTTCCCTGAGTGAAGGAGTAATTGAAGCCACCCCAGCAGTCTACAACAATTGCGCAGTCGTGGGTACCAGGGACTGTAAAATTTGGGGAATTGAGCTAGGATAGCTTTCTCACAGGATATTGGCGTCTGAAAACGTCAATATCCTGTTTTTCATCCTTTCATCGTCTCCTGCTCAATTCTCTTTCGAAGCTCAATCATTTTGCTGTCCATCTGAGCCATCACATCTGAATAACCACAGATCTCCTTGCGAATGGCCTCGACCTCCCCTGCATTTTTCTTATAACACATCTGATAGTCCAGTTCCGCCCAATAATCCATCGCAAACGACCGGATTTGAATTTCTGCCCGCACATATTCCACCGTTTCATAATAGGCAACGGGAACCTCAACAATCAAATGAATACTCTGATACCCGGACCGTTTCGGCTTCGCCACATAATCTTTTTCCTTTAAAATCTTAATATCCTTCTGTCCACGAACAGCATCGGCCACACGATAAATATCGTCTCTGAAAAAGCAGATTGCGCGAACCCCTACGATGTCATTTAGACCATTGACCACACAGTTACCATTCAGTTCTAAACCTTTCTTCTCTATTTTCTTGCGTATACTCTCAACAGTTTTAATTCTGCCTGTAATCTTTTGGACGACCGGCCTTTTCAAATCTTTCTTTAAGTCCGCATCAATCAACCTTAACTTACACAGCAGACTGTCCATCACATATTGGTATCTGGACATCATGTGCGCACTCTCATGGCATTCTCTCATCTGCTTTAATTTCTTATTATTTTTCTTTCTTCCCATTGTTCACCTTATGACTTTTTCAGCAGTCAATACCGCTTATCATCCCTTCTGCAACCGATGATACCTCTTTCTACACCAGATCTTATACGTAATGTAAGCTCACCGCAATCATCCGTTTGTAAATCTTATGAAAAATTCTTGTAAAAATGGGGCACTCTCCATTACGAGCCTTCACCGCTGCGTATATTTTTCTTTACTCCTTCTTACTGTCTCAGGAATTTCACAGTATTCGTCAGTCTATATGAAATTTATCCCTCAAAACTTTCTTATATTTACACTATTTTATCCCAATTTTTAAATTTTCATATTTTTTTATACGTTTACTCGAATTTTACTTTTTAGCTACTGTTAAATAACTGGACTTGTTTATTTTTTGATACTGGATGTCCCGAAACCCATTCTGTCTCAAAAAGCTTATTATTTCTCTTCGAGAATATATTTTTACGTCACCCTCGCTGCTAAAAGGAAGAAATATATTCATTAACTGACGAACAGGAAATGGTTTCACAAAATCAGCCAATAATAAATATCCATCCTTCTGCAATACTCTATAAAATTCCTCAATCGCTCGCTGTGGTTCTGGGTAATGATGAAAACTGTCCGTACATATCAGTACATCAAATTCTGCATTTTCGAATGGCAAATGTTCAGCATCGCCAAGATATAACTTTACATTAGCCATCCTTTTTTCTTCCGCCTGTTTTAACATTTCTTGTGAAATATCAATCCCGCATAATGAAGCAGTGGGATATCGTTTTCTGATAGCACTCAAAATTTCACCTGTACCGCATCCCACATCAAGTACACTGGAAAATCGTAAGGCAGCTAATGTATTTATAATGTATTTATAATGTCTTGATATAAATTCCTTGCGTGTTTTCCATTTTTATCCGTATCATAGGTTTTGGCCTGCATATTAAAAGTATTCTCTGATAACTTTTTATAATCTGTCATATTCTTCTCCCATCTTTCATTTTTCAAATAACGCCAGACACCCCAAGGGGAGGTACATAAATAATAAAGATAATCTTTGCCATAAACCCTCAAATGCTAAAAATGTATTCTTGCAATTAGGTTTATCTCCCATAACAAAGCACGAAAAACATAATAGTGCTAATATGAAACACCCAATGCTGAAAATTGAAAATTTGATATTGTTTCTTTTATACGTATAAATCCCCAATAGAAGCGGCGCAAATGTCAAGCACGTAAATCCGATAACAGAACCATAACCATGTATTTTTTCGGAAAGACTATTCAGACTTTTTCCTTCTCCTACAGAGAATAAGCCTGAAAGGATACAGCCACCGATTGCATAAACCAGCAATATGACAAAAAGGATTACTGCAATCAGCCTTGAACCCTCCGAGACAATCGCATATACCTTAAAATTAGTTACTGCTAACGTAATTCCAAAGACTACTAACCATGTATTATACACACTGTGCAACGGTACTTTGCTATTTCCAAGAACACTCATAACCTGTGTCAAATGATTATATCCTTTATATGCAGGAGCTAAGGTAAAAGGAATAAGTAAATCCAAAATGAAAACGATCGGTAAGATAAGCATTACGTTATTTTTCATCCTCTATGCCGTTGCTTAATTTACCAAGACCTTTCAATATTTTCACAGCTAAATCTTTCATAACGTCTGCCTTCACAATAGCGATTCCTTGTGCTTCGTCTCCCAACACTAATAAGGTGTCTCCTGCCTTAATGTCAAAAATCTGCCGTGCTTCTTTGGGAATAACAATTTGTCCTTTTTCTCCCACTTTAACCGTTCCAAATATGTGCTGTCCTTTTTTCATCGACATCATTACATCTCCAATCCTACTTTTTATTTTAGTCATACTTTTCATACTTGTAAGAAAAACATAACAGAAAGAATGTAATTTGTCAAATTTAAGGAAACGTCTCCCCGTCAAAAAGATACATTTCTTATGGATTTACAGCAGAATATTGAAAAATGGCCACAGGCTGGTATCCCTTTTGCACAGACAATTTACACCCTTCTTTTCGAATCTTCCCTTCGTTTACTATACGTCCATTCACAAATCCTTCGGCCTCCTTTATAAAACAGAGATTTGGCGAAACATTTCTCTTTTTCCGGCAGCAGCTGCCGCCGCACTTGCAGCTATATGGCTAATCAGCACCGCGCCCCATATTCCATTCAATCCCAGACCCAGATAATTAAAAAACCACGCAAGAGGCATTCTGACAATCATATAATAAAAGACCATCAGCAGCATACTTTTGATTGGCTTTCCCAAACCATTCAATGTTCCGAGAAAACAATTCGTAACAGTATTTAAGACATAGCCTACGCTCACAATCATAAAATACCCGGCTACAATCTCGGCGATTTCTCCATTCTTCAGGAATAATCCAGACAATGGTTTTGAAAATCCCACAACGATCGCAGAGAGTACAGTCAAAAGGACAATTCCTATTTTCATAGAATATTTCAGATAATCCTTCTCCCTGTCGCTTCTTTTGGCTCCGGCACACTGCCCAATAATATTAGTCAATACCATATTCAGGGCCATTGCAGGATAGAAAAGTATAATCTCTAATTTTCCGGTAATCCCATAAGCTGCAATCGCAGTGATACCGGTCCAGCTGACCAGTGAAGTCAAAAAACCGGTGCTGACTGCCGGTATGCTCTGCTGAAAAACGGAAGGAACTGCTTTGGCGATAATCTCACCAACCATACGTTTCTCAAATTTTGCAGCTCGAAAACGAAAGACCTTCTTTCGCGCAATATAGACCAGCATAAACAGCAGACAAATACTTTGCGACAGCAAAGTGGCAATAGCCGCTCCCCTAAACCCGATGCTCTTTATAAAGATGGGGTCTAAAACTGCATTCAACACCGTGCACACGAGCATTGCCGCCATCTGGAAA
Proteins encoded in this window:
- a CDS encoding helix-turn-helix domain-containing protein, with amino-acid sequence MINYKPLWITMKKQGITTYTLINKYEINPRTINNLKHNKSITMFTLEQLCEILSCEPNDVITFTKD
- a CDS encoding PQQ-binding-like beta-propeller repeat protein, yielding MKHRNHHRKRLLLKSILIAAEILCILAIAICCIREQPRKSLGKAAAQMEIPEIAVSPPVSKEPQAPKTAPKKEIRFEPHCVPSTIPENMISSTEIEVDGTVLENIDEYTPDSEITFGLGKDYTKTEGIVTFRGNNFRDNAVYGTAEMKNYTLTGKWSHNTGSLTSGSDSWSGSGWTGQPLMSKWPKEMKQHMNMYDWAKEKDDLVEVIYACMDGYVYFLDLESGEPTRESLNLGYTFKGSGALDPRGYPILYVGAGYNSNLGTAKVFVINLLDCSTMYTFGDNDTFSQRGSLSFFDSSPLVDADTDTLIYPGENGILYLIKLNTAYNQTAGTLSIAPGRTVKWRYSGARSNTQNYWLGMEDSAAVYKSHLFIADNGGHLMCLNLNTLHLVWVQDILDDSNSTPVLSVENERLYLYVSTSFHLGWRSSGTAPVPIWKIDAETGEILWQTEYECHSEEGVSGGVQSTIATGTNSLSDYIYVTVSKTENNAAGVLACLKKDSGEIAWEHKAGYAWSSPVCVYNTDGTGKVLYCSSDGNVYLLDGITGQLHSTLSLSEGVIEATPAVYNNCAVVGTRDCKIWGIELG
- a CDS encoding GTP pyrophosphokinase — encoded protein: MGRKKNNKKLKQMRECHESAHMMSRYQYVMDSLLCKLRLIDADLKKDLKRPVVQKITGRIKTVESIRKKIEKKGLELNGNCVVNGLNDIVGVRAICFFRDDIYRVADAVRGQKDIKILKEKDYVAKPKRSGYQSIHLIVEVPVAYYETVEYVRAEIQIRSFAMDYWAELDYQMCYKKNAGEVEAIRKEICGYSDVMAQMDSKMIELRKRIEQETMKG
- a CDS encoding class I SAM-dependent methyltransferase, with translation MGCGTGEILSAIRKRYPTASLCGIDISQEMLKQAEEKRMANVKLYLGDAEHLPFENAEFDVLICTDSFHHYPEPQRAIEEFYRVLQKDGYLLLADFVKPFPVRQLMNIFLPFSSEGDVKIYSRREIISFLRQNGFRDIQYQKINKSSYLTVAKK
- a CDS encoding DUF998 domain-containing protein; amino-acid sequence: MKNNVMLILPIVFILDLLIPFTLAPAYKGYNHLTQVMSVLGNSKVPLHSVYNTWLVVFGITLAVTNFKVYAIVSEGSRLIAVILFVILLVYAIGGCILSGLFSVGEGKSLNSLSEKIHGYGSVIGFTCLTFAPLLLGIYTYKRNNIKFSIFSIGCFILALLCFSCFVMGDKPNCKNTFLAFEGLWQRLSLLFMYLPLGCLALFEK
- a CDS encoding AbrB/MazE/SpoVT family DNA-binding domain-containing protein, with translation MMSMKKGQHIFGTVKVGEKGQIVIPKEARQIFDIKAGDTLLVLGDEAQGIAIVKADVMKDLAVKILKGLGKLSNGIEDEK
- a CDS encoding MATE family efflux transporter — protein: MNMKMDFVNGSTPKCFWFMFLPVMAALFLNMAYNVVDSLWIGNLLGENAYAALTSSTPIILILNSIAMGATNGVAILVSQAIGAKDEGAVERVISTSLVVAVVFSVSVTLLLELSLPWLLRVLNTPDETWEMAKDYLFIYLLGYVTVYLYCYFTAVLRSFGNAVFQMAAMLVCTVLNAVLDPIFIKSIGFRGAAIATLLSQSICLLFMLVYIARKKVFRFRAAKFEKRMVGEIIAKAVPSVFQQSIPAVSTGFLTSLVSWTGITAIAAYGITGKLEIILFYPAMALNMVLTNIIGQCAGAKRSDREKDYLKYSMKIGIVLLTVLSAIVVGFSKPLSGLFLKNGEIAEIVAGYFMIVSVGYVLNTVTNCFLGTLNGLGKPIKSMLLMVFYYMIVRMPLAWFFNYLGLGLNGIWGAVLISHIAASAAAAAAGKREMFRQISVL